In Fructilactobacillus cliffordii, a single genomic region encodes these proteins:
- a CDS encoding energy-coupling factor transporter transmembrane component T family protein, whose translation MNHMVFGNYLPGHSLLHCLHPSGKIVGLVLLITWTLLANNWANYAVLTVMILALVKMAQVPFGMLFSSLRPFVWLIAFTVLIQLGFGHGGTTYWHWGPLNVTSVGVTTAGLIFVRFLLIIIVAMLLTVTTSPNAIAKGVETLLTPLKKLGVPVAMIGIMLSIALRFIPTLLSEMQTIMNAQRSRGVVFNGGSLWQRVKNVLSLIIPLLVSAFRHADNLADALGASGYDASQPRSSYYQYQWHLLDTLALVGVFLIGVLVVGLRGV comes from the coding sequence ATGAATCACATGGTTTTTGGAAACTATTTGCCGGGCCATTCCCTGCTGCACTGTCTGCATCCGTCCGGAAAAATTGTCGGGTTAGTGCTGTTGATTACCTGGACCTTATTAGCCAATAATTGGGCCAATTACGCGGTGCTAACCGTGATGATTCTAGCGTTAGTGAAAATGGCCCAAGTGCCGTTTGGGATGCTCTTTTCGTCGCTCCGTCCCTTTGTGTGGCTAATCGCGTTTACCGTCTTGATTCAGCTTGGATTTGGGCACGGCGGAACGACGTACTGGCACTGGGGCCCCTTGAACGTGACCAGCGTTGGTGTCACCACGGCCGGATTGATTTTTGTCCGGTTTCTGTTGATTATCATCGTGGCCATGCTCCTGACGGTGACAACTTCCCCTAATGCGATTGCGAAAGGGGTGGAAACGCTCCTGACGCCGTTGAAAAAGCTGGGGGTGCCGGTGGCCATGATTGGGATTATGCTGTCGATTGCGCTCCGGTTTATTCCCACGTTATTGTCCGAAATGCAGACAATTATGAACGCCCAACGCTCGCGAGGGGTGGTCTTTAACGGTGGTAGTCTCTGGCAACGGGTTAAAAACGTGTTGTCGCTGATCATTCCATTGCTGGTGTCGGCCTTTCGCCATGCGGATAACCTGGCGGACGCGCTGGGCGCGAGTGGCTATGATGCCAGTCAACCGCGGAGTAGTTATTATCAATACCAATGGCACCTTTTGGACACGCTGGCGTTAGTGGGCGTGTTTCTGATTGGGGTCCTGGTAGTGGGATTGCGAGGGGTGTAG
- the truA gene encoding tRNA pseudouridine(38-40) synthase TruA, which produces MTQRYKITFAYDGTQFAGFQRQPHQRTVEGVLTKIVNQMAKQPEGTLGVYGSGRTDSGVHALAQVAHFDFPFPIPADKMLKGLNSMCPLDIQIKDVEIVPDTFHARYDVTGKRYLYRLSLGPFTDPFKRFYTAHWRFPLDFGLMETAIQDLVGTHNFASFVASGAKPGSRVRTIFSTKAINDEANHEIQLEFYGDGFMYNQVRIMTAVLVEIGMKKRPVDDIQRLLAVQDRQQARLTMPAHGLFLERVYYPGDDPEHNEKKHPVRD; this is translated from the coding sequence ATGACACAACGTTATAAGATTACGTTTGCCTACGACGGCACGCAGTTTGCCGGCTTTCAGCGCCAACCACACCAACGGACCGTGGAGGGCGTGCTCACTAAGATTGTGAACCAGATGGCTAAGCAGCCGGAGGGAACGTTGGGAGTTTACGGCTCTGGTCGGACTGACTCCGGGGTTCATGCCCTAGCTCAGGTCGCTCATTTTGACTTCCCGTTTCCGATTCCCGCTGACAAGATGTTGAAGGGTCTTAACAGCATGTGTCCCTTGGATATTCAGATTAAGGACGTAGAAATAGTTCCTGACACTTTTCATGCTCGTTACGATGTGACCGGGAAGAGGTATCTCTACCGGTTGTCACTAGGTCCGTTTACCGATCCGTTTAAGCGTTTTTATACGGCGCACTGGCGCTTTCCGTTGGATTTTGGGCTGATGGAAACAGCGATTCAGGACTTGGTTGGCACCCATAACTTTGCGTCGTTTGTGGCGTCCGGGGCCAAACCCGGAAGTCGGGTGCGCACCATCTTTAGTACCAAAGCGATTAATGACGAAGCCAATCATGAGATTCAGTTGGAATTCTATGGGGACGGCTTTATGTACAATCAGGTCCGGATTATGACCGCGGTCCTGGTCGAAATTGGAATGAAGAAGCGGCCAGTTGACGACATTCAGCGCTTGCTAGCCGTCCAGGATCGGCAGCAGGCTCGACTCACGATGCCGGCCCACGGCTTATTTTTAGAACGCGTTTATTATCCAGGGGATGATCCAGAACACAACGAAAAAAAGCACCCAGTTCGGGATTAA
- the rplM gene encoding 50S ribosomal protein L13: MRTTYMAKPGEIEHKWYIIDAAGVPLGRLASVTASVLRGKNKPTYTPHVDSGDHVIIINASKVALTGHKAKDKMHYHHTQYIGGIKQESFGMLREEKPAKLIEQSVKGMLPHGTLGRKIAKKLHVYAGEEHKNDAQKPEVLDINNLI, translated from the coding sequence GTGCGTACAACATACATGGCTAAGCCCGGTGAAATTGAACACAAATGGTACATCATTGACGCAGCAGGCGTTCCTTTAGGTCGTCTTGCTAGTGTTACTGCTTCAGTTTTACGCGGTAAAAATAAACCCACATACACACCACACGTTGACTCTGGTGACCACGTCATTATTATCAACGCTTCAAAAGTGGCTTTAACGGGTCACAAAGCAAAAGATAAGATGCACTACCACCACACTCAATACATTGGTGGGATTAAGCAAGAATCATTTGGCATGTTACGCGAAGAAAAGCCAGCTAAGCTAATTGAGCAATCCGTAAAAGGAATGCTTCCTCATGGTACATTAGGACGTAAGATTGCTAAGAAACTTCACGTTTATGCAGGTGAAGAACACAAAAATGATGCTCAAAAACCCGAAGTTTTAGATATTAACAACCTAATTTAA
- the rpsI gene encoding 30S ribosomal protein S9, translated as MAKVQYTGTGRRKDSVARVRLVPGTGKVIVNKRDVEDYIPFPNLREVILQPYNVTETLGNYDTLVNVNGGGFSGQAGAIRLGIARALLEVDPDFREALKTAGLLTRDPRMKERKKPGLKKARKAGQFSKR; from the coding sequence TTGGCTAAAGTACAATATACTGGCACAGGTCGCCGTAAAGATTCAGTTGCTCGTGTACGCTTAGTACCTGGTACTGGTAAAGTGATTGTCAACAAACGCGATGTTGAAGATTACATTCCATTCCCAAACTTGCGTGAAGTTATTTTACAACCATACAACGTTACGGAAACGCTCGGTAACTACGATACGTTAGTTAACGTAAATGGTGGTGGATTCTCAGGTCAAGCCGGTGCAATCCGTCTCGGAATTGCTCGTGCTTTACTCGAAGTAGATCCTGACTTCCGTGAAGCTTTGAAGACTGCTGGTCTGTTAACTCGTGACCCACGGATGAAAGAACGGAAGAAGCCAGGGCTTAAGAAAGCTCGTAAGGCTGGTCAATTCTCAAAACGTTAA
- a CDS encoding MrcB family domain-containing protein translates to MDLKTYLLEILKNYDNEKNKEFKSNELANFVRNQVVNTIPSIILGNDLEVRASCGQSKWALVPWMGLFNKNISTSAQKGYYIVFLFRSDMKGVYLSLNQGYTFFKTRFKHNFPKQKIKEVGNYWKSNLKFIKKEDTFGFTTNPINLIGDSIVKTDLPEGYELGNIYSKYYSFDYLSNSDNNELLYDLKHIIEVFNELIACLINEKDFVKTNDQIINNDKYNESNHELINNKYSDEMTLGIETKIPNDQKLKKIDHVVKISKHDYVKELSENIKLGLETEDLVVANEKERLDKDPNVYDFGVHHISKDCGDGYGYDIETIIFNDRGEIIKRLFIEVKATAETKETPFFMSKNEIQIAKKKGEDYLIYRLYRNEAETAKFNFYIIRNPYRYLNFKPINYIVYPKK, encoded by the coding sequence ATGGACTTAAAAACATATTTATTAGAAATACTAAAAAATTATGATAATGAAAAAAATAAAGAATTTAAATCCAATGAATTAGCAAATTTTGTTCGAAACCAAGTAGTAAATACTATTCCATCTATAATTTTAGGGAATGATCTTGAAGTACGCGCCTCATGTGGTCAAAGTAAATGGGCATTAGTTCCTTGGATGGGTCTTTTTAATAAGAATATTAGTACATCTGCTCAAAAGGGTTATTATATTGTCTTCTTATTTAGGTCTGATATGAAGGGTGTTTATTTGTCTTTAAATCAAGGATACACATTTTTTAAAACAAGATTTAAACATAATTTCCCAAAACAAAAAATCAAAGAAGTTGGTAATTATTGGAAATCTAATTTAAAGTTTATAAAAAAGGAGGATACGTTTGGTTTTACTACTAATCCAATAAATTTAATTGGTGATAGTATAGTCAAAACTGATTTACCGGAAGGATATGAATTAGGAAATATATACAGTAAATATTATAGTTTTGATTATTTATCTAATTCTGACAATAATGAATTGTTGTATGATTTAAAACATATAATCGAAGTTTTTAATGAATTAATTGCTTGTTTAATTAATGAAAAAGATTTTGTAAAAACTAATGATCAAATCATAAATAATGATAAATATAATGAGTCTAATCATGAATTAATCAATAATAAGTATAGTGATGAAATGACATTGGGGATAGAGACAAAAATTCCTAATGATCAAAAGTTGAAAAAAATTGATCATGTTGTGAAAATTAGTAAACATGATTATGTTAAAGAACTAAGCGAAAACATAAAATTGGGTTTGGAAACTGAAGATTTAGTAGTAGCGAATGAAAAAGAACGACTTGATAAGGATCCTAATGTTTATGATTTTGGGGTTCACCATATTTCTAAAGATTGTGGTGACGGTTATGGTTATGACATTGAAACAATAATATTTAATGATCGTGGAGAGATAATAAAAAGATTATTTATCGAAGTTAAAGCAACAGCGGAAACTAAAGAAACCCCCTTTTTTATGTCTAAAAATGAAATTCAAATAGCTAAGAAAAAAGGGGAGGATTATTTAATATATAGGTTATATAGAAATGAAGCAGAAACCGCCAAATTTAATTTTTATATAATTAGAAATCCATATAGATATCTAAATTTCAAACCGATTAATTACATCGTATACCCCAAAAAATAA
- a CDS encoding SPFH domain-containing protein → MLGIKIVQQNNVGLVTFLGKYARQFESGLHFYIPFFERVKTVSLQSQPLALPVQTGITRDNASISIQVTLNYRITNAERYTFGNSNSIQSMAYQVSGTLRDIIGSMDLDDVLNSTDKINTKLMQNIGDLTNTYGIMIERVQIGDLTPSKGVSEAMENQITASKNKQATISEAQGNAEQIRLNTEAKNAAKIATAKADKQQTEIHADAAAYATKVQAEADQYRIEQLQAALANIDQKYLNAQSIDALKSAGEQGNLIIVPNDSNADYGQLATFSKLLHKPDQ, encoded by the coding sequence ATGCTGGGAATTAAAATTGTGCAACAAAATAACGTCGGATTGGTAACTTTCTTGGGAAAGTACGCCCGTCAGTTTGAAAGTGGACTGCACTTCTACATTCCGTTTTTTGAACGGGTGAAAACGGTCAGCCTTCAGTCACAACCGCTGGCATTACCCGTGCAAACCGGAATTACCCGCGATAACGCCAGCATCAGCATCCAGGTTACGTTGAACTACCGGATTACCAACGCTGAACGTTACACCTTTGGGAACAGCAACTCAATTCAATCGATGGCATACCAGGTGAGTGGGACGTTGCGGGATATTATCGGAAGCATGGATCTGGATGACGTTCTGAATTCGACTGACAAAATTAATACCAAGTTGATGCAAAATATTGGGGATCTTACCAACACCTACGGAATCATGATTGAACGGGTGCAAATTGGCGACCTGACTCCTTCCAAAGGAGTGAGTGAAGCGATGGAAAATCAAATCACAGCTTCGAAGAACAAACAGGCTACGATTTCGGAAGCGCAAGGTAACGCCGAACAGATTCGTTTGAACACCGAAGCTAAAAATGCGGCTAAGATTGCGACTGCCAAGGCTGACAAGCAACAGACGGAGATTCACGCGGATGCCGCTGCTTATGCCACCAAGGTGCAAGCGGAAGCCGACCAGTATCGGATTGAGCAATTGCAAGCTGCTTTGGCTAACATTGACCAGAAGTATTTGAACGCGCAGTCCATTGACGCATTGAAGTCGGCCGGAGAACAGGGGAACCTGATTATTGTTCCGAACGACAGCAACGCTGATTATGGACAACTCGCTACTTTCAGCAAACTGCTCCACAAACCAGACCAATAA
- a CDS encoding DUF2187 family protein produces MIVPKKNDEQTATEKSPFEVGDEVAFQIKKQDFTGTIEKAYKNSFLIGFESSDPDIIDTYHNKTVINWQNLKMVKQGPRPKKADEPAEDDK; encoded by the coding sequence ATGATTGTGCCAAAGAAAAACGATGAACAAACCGCAACCGAAAAATCACCCTTTGAAGTCGGCGATGAAGTAGCCTTTCAAATTAAGAAACAAGACTTTACGGGAACGATTGAAAAAGCATACAAAAATTCTTTTCTAATTGGGTTTGAAAGCAGTGATCCAGACATCATTGATACCTACCACAACAAAACCGTGATTAACTGGCAAAACCTGAAAATGGTGAAGCAAGGTCCAAGGCCGAAAAAAGCAGACGAGCCCGCTGAGGATGATAAATAG
- a CDS encoding glycoside hydrolase family 73 protein: protein MTKKRRRPRRKRKTTKKKRPQSNNFSGFILIIVIVTLLAGTIWGINYITQPRYSQSNVSQQHQKFINQILPASLRAQREYKILPSITIAQAILESNWGQSQLSSQYHNLFGVKATSNQPSVELSTTEFTNGKAENVTGRFRVYASWDESIEAHAKLLANGTDWNNLQYQDVVRANNYQDAARALSTGGYATDPAYADKVIAIIEKYHLNQYDHQEGQR, encoded by the coding sequence GTGACAAAAAAGCGACGGCGCCCCCGCCGGAAACGAAAAACAACTAAGAAGAAACGACCCCAGTCCAATAATTTTAGCGGTTTTATTCTCATTATTGTGATTGTCACTTTGTTAGCCGGGACCATCTGGGGGATTAATTACATCACTCAACCTCGTTATTCCCAATCAAACGTCAGCCAACAGCACCAAAAGTTTATCAATCAAATTTTACCGGCTTCGTTACGAGCTCAGCGGGAGTATAAAATTCTGCCCAGCATCACGATTGCCCAGGCGATTTTGGAATCGAACTGGGGGCAAAGTCAATTGTCTTCCCAGTACCACAATCTGTTTGGTGTGAAAGCTACTTCCAACCAACCTAGTGTAGAGTTAAGTACCACGGAGTTTACCAACGGCAAGGCGGAAAACGTGACGGGGCGCTTCCGAGTTTACGCTAGCTGGGACGAGTCGATTGAAGCACACGCCAAACTACTGGCAAACGGAACAGATTGGAATAACCTGCAGTACCAGGATGTCGTTCGTGCCAACAACTATCAGGACGCTGCACGAGCTTTAAGTACGGGTGGTTATGCGACCGATCCCGCTTATGCCGACAAAGTCATTGCCATCATTGAAAAGTATCACCTTAATCAATACGATCACCAGGAGGGCCAGCGATAA